The Couchioplanes caeruleus nucleotide sequence CGGCGTGCAACCGCAATCCCGTGCCGGTCATCGTGCCGTGTCACCGGGTGGTGGGCGCCGGCGGGAAACTCGTCGGATTCGGCGGCGGGCTGCCCCGGAAACGGCAGTTGCTCGAGCTGGAGGCCCGGGTCGCGCTGGAACGCGCCTGGAGCTGAGCGGACGTAATTCCGGGAATGGAAATAATCCCGGGGAGCGGCGGCCCGCTGAACCAGTCGGACCACCGCACCCCGGAACCGATCAGATAGGCCGGATGTTGCTGGCCTGCGGGCCCTTCTGCCCGGGCGTGACGTCGAATTCGACCCGCTGGTTCTCCTCGAGGCTGCGGTAACCGTCCGCCGCGATGGCCGAGAAGTGGGCGAATACGTCGGCGCCGCCACCGTCCTGGGTGATGAAGCCGAAGCCCTTGTCGGCGTTGAACCATTTGACGGTGCCAGAAGCCATGTCGTCTCCTTCGAAGGCGATGGGGACCCCGCACCGTGCGGGATCCCGTGTCGTCGAGTTGATCAACCGCGTCCGGAGAGACGGGAACGCAAAAAAGCGCCTCACGGGTTCGGATACCCATCAGGCGCTGGCAACGTCTACGGAAATCAAAACTGCAACGAGGCCACCGTAGCACCGTTTCTCACCGGTGGCCGGGCGGCGGCTTATCTGTCCCGGCGTCACCGGAAATGACGGACAGGCGAATTCCGCTCGCGGTCTCTTCCACGAGAAACCGTTCGCTGAGCCCATGACCGGGCAGCATGGCGTCGTAGAGCTCGGTGTTGGCGACCTCGATCGTGCCGCCGGCGCGGTCCACCAGGACGGCGAGGACGGCTCGGAGATTGACATCGCTCAGGTACGGCATGGTGACCTCTTTGTCCTGATTTAGCGTCCGTCGACCGAGCCGTCCGAGCGCGGTGACCTCGACTCTTTCCACCCTACGGGCGCTTTCGGCTTCCGGGAGGTGTGGAGCGGGACTTTTGTTCCAGGCGTACAAGAGTGGGAGCCAGATTTACTTCGGCGGGTCAGGCGATTGTCCGCCCGGTGCAGGACGTTTGTTACGTGGCTGTTATCAAAGCGCTCCGGACCGGCGCGCATCGTGCCGTGGAACTGATCACGGCGCCGCTGGTCCCCGCCGACTACCTCGACGCCGTGGCCCCGCTGCGCAACCCGCGGGTGCTGCGCGCCCGCGTCGAGGCGGTACGGCCGGAGACGCCCGACAGCGCCAGCCTCCTGCTCAAGCCCGGCGTCGGCTGGACCGGGCACGTACCCGGCCAGTACGTGCGGCTCGGGGTGGACGTCGACGGCGTACGGCTGTGGCGCTCGTACTCGGTGACCAGCCGGGCCGGACGCCGCGACGGGCGCATCTGCATCACCGTGAACGCCGTACCCGGCGGCGCGGTGAGCACCCACCTCGTACGCCGGGCCCGGCGCGGCATGCTCGTGCACCTGGACCGGCCCACGGGCGAGTTCGTGCTCCCCGCTCCCCTGCCGGCCAAGACGTTGTTCGTGACGGCGGGCAGCGGCATCACCCCCGTCATGGGCATGCTGCGCAACCACCTGGCCGAGCTGGACGACGTGGTCGTCGTGCACTCCGCGCGTACGCGGGAAGCGGCCGTCTTCGGCGCCGAGCTGCGCGCCCTGGCCGGCCGCGGCCGCATCCGGCTCGTCGAGCGGCACACCGCGGCCGACGGCCGGATCAAGCCGGCCGACCTCGACGAGCTGGTGCCGGACCTGTTCGCCCGGCACACGTGGGCCTGCGGGCCCAACGAGCTCCTCGACGACCTGACCACCCATTGGGCCGACGCCGACGCGGCGCACCTGCTGCACGTCGAGCGCTTCCGCCCGGCCGTGACCACCAGCGGCGAGGGCGGCACGGTCACGTTCACGCATTCCGGCACCGTCGTGGAGACCGACGGGACCGTGCCCCTCCTGGACGCCGGAGAGGCCGCCGGCGTGCTCATGCCCTCCGGCTGCCGCATGGGCATCTGCTTCAGCTGCGTGCTGCCGCTGCGCGAGGGCGCCGTGCGCGACCTGCGCGACGGCCGGCTCACCGTCGCCGAGCCCGGCGACAGCATCCCCGTGCAGACCTGCGTATCGGCCGCCGCCGGTCCTTGCCAGATCGACCTGTAGAAGAAGAGGACCGCCCGTGACCACGATCCAGCACAAGAAGTCCAACCCGATCGCGCACCTCACCCCCGAGGACATCGAGCAGATCGGCATCGAGCTCGACGCGATCCGCGACGAGGTCATGGGCAGCCGCGGCGAACGCGACGCCGCGTACATCCGGCGCATGATCAAGATTCAGCGCAGCCTGGACGTGGGCAGCCGGGCCGTCCTGCTCTTCTCGCTGTTCCCGCCGGCGTGGCTGGTCGGCACGGCCGGGCTGTCGATCGCCAAGATCCTGGACAACATGGAGATCGGCCACAACGTCCTGCACGGCCAGTGGGACTGGATGCGGGACCCGAAGATCCACTCGACCACGTGGCAGTGGGACTTCGCGTCCCCGGCGGAGCAGTGGAAGCATGCGCACAACGAGCTGCACCACACGTACACCAACGTGGTCGGGCGCGACAACGACCTCGGGTACGGCATCATGCGCGTCGATGAGGACCAGCCGTGGACGCCGGCGTACCTGGGCCAGCCGTTCTACAACTTCCTCAACGCGTGCCTCTTCGAGTACGGCATCGCCGCGTACGACCTGGAGCTCGGGCACAACCTCGCGACCAAGGAACGCCGCCGGGACCCGAAGTTCCGGGCCGCGCTCAAGACGGTCCGGCGCAAGATCGGCAAGCAGGCGCTCAAGGAGTACGTCATCCACCCCGCCCTGTCGGGGCCGTCGTTCCTGCACACGATCGCGGCCAACGCCACCGCCAACCTGATCCGCAACCTGTGGAGCCACTCGGTGATCATGTGCGGTCACTTCCCCAACGGGGTGGAGACCTTCGAGAAGACGTCCATCGAGGGCGAGACGCGCGGCGAGTGGTACCTGCGGCAGATGCTCGGCTCGGCCAACGTCAGCGGCAGCAAGCTGATGCACATCATGACCGGCAACCTGTCGCACCAGATCGAGCACCACCTGTTCCCCGACATGCCCAGCAACAGGTACGGCGAGATCGCGCCGAAGGTACGCGCCCTGTTCGAGAAGTACGACCTGCAGTACGTCACCGGCCCACTGCCCAAGCAGGTGGCCTCGGCGTGGGCGAAGGTCATCCGGCTGTCCCTGCCCAACCGGCGCAAGGACGAGGCGGCCCGCACCGGCGCCCCGTTCCCGGCCAAGGCGCGCGCCACGGCTGAGCGCTGGCGGCGTACCCCCGTCACGGCGGCCGCCCCCGTCACGACCGTGAGCTGACCCACCGACGCGAAAGGCCGGACCGTTGCCGGTCCGGCCTTTCGTGCGTTCGAGCGTCAGCGCTCGATGTCGCCCTTGATGAAGGCCTCCACGGCCTCCTTCGCGTCGTGGTCGTTGTACTGCACCGGCGGGCTCTTCATGAAGTACGAGCTGGCCGAGAGGATCGGGCCACCGATGCCGCGGTCCTTGGCGATCTTCGCGGCGCGGACCGCGTCGATGATCACGCCGGCCGAGTTCGGCGAGTCCCACACCTCGAGCTTGAGCTCCGCGGTCAGCGGGGTGTCGCCGAAGCTGCGGCCCTCGAGCCGGATGTAGGCCCACTTGCGGTCGTCGAGCCACGGCACGTGGTCCGACGGGCCGATGTGCACGTCGCTCTTGACCATCTCGTGCGGGATCTGCGAGGTCACCGACTGGGTCTTCGAGATCTTCTTCGAGACCAGGCGGGTGCGCTCCAGCATGTTCATGAAGTCCATGTTGCCGCCGAAGTTGAGCTGGTACGTGCGCAGCAGCTCGACACCGCGGTCTTCGAACAGCTTGGCGAGCGCGCGGTGCACGATCGTCGCGCCGACCTGGCTCTTGATGTCGTCGCCGACGATCGGCAGGCCAGCGTCCTCGAACTTCTTCGCCCAGACCGGGTCCGAGGCGATGAAGACGGGCAGGGCGTTGACGAACGCGCAGCCGGCGTCGATCGCG carries:
- a CDS encoding cold-shock protein translates to MASGTVKWFNADKGFGFITQDGGGADVFAHFSAIAADGYRSLEENQRVEFDVTPGQKGPQASNIRPI
- a CDS encoding ferredoxin reductase, which gives rise to MKALRTGAHRAVELITAPLVPADYLDAVAPLRNPRVLRARVEAVRPETPDSASLLLKPGVGWTGHVPGQYVRLGVDVDGVRLWRSYSVTSRAGRRDGRICITVNAVPGGAVSTHLVRRARRGMLVHLDRPTGEFVLPAPLPAKTLFVTAGSGITPVMGMLRNHLAELDDVVVVHSARTREAAVFGAELRALAGRGRIRLVERHTAADGRIKPADLDELVPDLFARHTWACGPNELLDDLTTHWADADAAHLLHVERFRPAVTTSGEGGTVTFTHSGTVVETDGTVPLLDAGEAAGVLMPSGCRMGICFSCVLPLREGAVRDLRDGRLTVAEPGDSIPVQTCVSAAAGPCQIDL
- a CDS encoding fatty acid desaturase family protein, with translation MTTIQHKKSNPIAHLTPEDIEQIGIELDAIRDEVMGSRGERDAAYIRRMIKIQRSLDVGSRAVLLFSLFPPAWLVGTAGLSIAKILDNMEIGHNVLHGQWDWMRDPKIHSTTWQWDFASPAEQWKHAHNELHHTYTNVVGRDNDLGYGIMRVDEDQPWTPAYLGQPFYNFLNACLFEYGIAAYDLELGHNLATKERRRDPKFRAALKTVRRKIGKQALKEYVIHPALSGPSFLHTIAANATANLIRNLWSHSVIMCGHFPNGVETFEKTSIEGETRGEWYLRQMLGSANVSGSKLMHIMTGNLSHQIEHHLFPDMPSNRYGEIAPKVRALFEKYDLQYVTGPLPKQVASAWAKVIRLSLPNRRKDEAARTGAPFPAKARATAERWRRTPVTAAAPVTTVS
- a CDS encoding inositol-3-phosphate synthase, producing the protein MGSVRVAIVGVGNCASSLVQGVEYYRDADPNDRVPGLMHVTFGDYHVNDVKFVAAFDVDAKKVGMDLAEAIVASENNTIKLTDVPPTGVTVQRGPTFDGLGTYYRETIEESSAEPVDVVKALKDAEVDVVVSYLPVGSEEADKFYAQAAIDAGCAFVNALPVFIASDPVWAKKFEDAGLPIVGDDIKSQVGATIVHRALAKLFEDRGVELLRTYQLNFGGNMDFMNMLERTRLVSKKISKTQSVTSQIPHEMVKSDVHIGPSDHVPWLDDRKWAYIRLEGRSFGDTPLTAELKLEVWDSPNSAGVIIDAVRAAKIAKDRGIGGPILSASSYFMKSPPVQYNDHDAKEAVEAFIKGDIER